A DNA window from Cobetia marina contains the following coding sequences:
- the glyA gene encoding serine hydroxymethyltransferase, with the protein MSQQHGYTRDDRLARLDPALAEAILEETARQEAHIELIASENYASPLVMEAQGSQLTNKYAEGYPGKRYYGGCEFVDKVETLAIERACALFGCDYANVQPHSGAQANAAVFMALVSPGDTILGMSLAHGGHLTHGAAPNFSGKHYNAIQYGLTESGELDYEEMERLAREHKPKMIIAGFSAYSRVVNWRRFRDIADEIGAWLMVDMAHVAGLVAAGHYPSPIPHAHVVTTTTHKTLRGPRGGLILSATGDEALYKKLNGAVFPGQQGGPLMHVIAAKAAAFKEAMSQDFVSYQARVIANARVMAHVFMERGYDVVSGGTDDHLFLVSLIRQGVTGKDADASLGRAHITVNKNSVPNDPQSPFVTSGLRIGTPAATTRGFGEAECEALAGWICDLLDALSSGESDKVEAEVRGKVEEVCARFPVYASASITDTAEIA; encoded by the coding sequence ATGTCTCAGCAACATGGCTACACCCGTGATGACCGACTGGCCAGACTCGATCCCGCTCTGGCCGAGGCCATTCTCGAAGAGACAGCGCGTCAGGAAGCGCATATCGAGCTGATCGCCTCCGAGAACTATGCAAGCCCGCTGGTGATGGAAGCCCAGGGCAGCCAGCTGACCAACAAGTACGCCGAAGGGTATCCGGGCAAGCGCTACTACGGTGGCTGCGAATTCGTCGACAAGGTCGAGACACTGGCCATCGAACGTGCCTGTGCGCTGTTCGGCTGTGACTACGCCAACGTGCAGCCGCACTCCGGTGCCCAGGCCAATGCCGCCGTGTTCATGGCGCTGGTCTCGCCGGGCGACACCATTCTCGGCATGAGCCTGGCGCATGGCGGTCACCTGACCCACGGCGCCGCCCCCAACTTCTCCGGCAAGCACTACAACGCCATCCAGTACGGCCTGACCGAAAGCGGCGAGCTGGACTACGAGGAGATGGAGCGTCTGGCGCGCGAGCACAAGCCGAAGATGATCATCGCCGGCTTCTCCGCCTACTCCCGCGTGGTCAACTGGCGTCGTTTCCGCGACATCGCCGACGAGATCGGTGCCTGGCTGATGGTCGACATGGCCCACGTGGCCGGTCTGGTCGCGGCGGGTCACTACCCGAGCCCGATCCCCCACGCCCATGTCGTCACCACCACCACGCACAAGACCCTGCGCGGCCCGCGTGGCGGCCTGATTCTCTCCGCCACCGGCGACGAGGCACTGTACAAGAAGCTCAATGGTGCCGTCTTCCCGGGCCAGCAGGGTGGCCCGCTGATGCATGTCATCGCTGCCAAGGCCGCGGCCTTCAAGGAGGCGATGAGCCAGGATTTCGTCAGCTATCAGGCGCGCGTGATCGCCAATGCTCGCGTGATGGCTCACGTCTTCATGGAACGCGGCTATGACGTCGTCTCCGGCGGCACCGATGACCACCTGTTCCTCGTCTCGCTGATCCGTCAGGGCGTGACCGGCAAGGACGCGGATGCCTCTCTGGGTCGCGCCCACATCACCGTCAACAAGAACAGCGTGCCGAATGATCCGCAGAGTCCCTTCGTGACCTCCGGCCTGCGCATCGGCACACCGGCCGCCACCACGCGCGGCTTCGGCGAAGCGGAATGCGAGGCGCTGGCCGGCTGGATCTGCGACCTGCTCGACGCGCTGTCCAGCGGCGAGAGCGACAAGGTCGAGGCTGAAGTGCGCGGCAAGGTCGAGGAAGTCTGTGCACGCTTCCCGGTCTACGCCTCCGCCAGCATCACTGATACCGCCGAGATTGCCTGA
- a CDS encoding AEC family transporter: MLMELLAVMAPVLCGAAIGFFWVRLGNEYPMAFVTRLVLYIGTPALILNALGSAEIDNSSFLRTGLATLTVMALLLALSWPFSRLIGKPWKVAVAPLLFSNVGNMGLPVSLYAFGQAGFAYAITIMVTMSLLQFTLGAWLASTSGNPLRSVVRSPTIWASILATTLLLSDIHMPRFVANSLELISGFTVPLMLITLGVSLASIRVRNLAAGVGFSALRIPFAAACAWGIGTLLELPPLALHVLVMQMAMPVAVYNYMFAQKAGREPEYVATLVFCSTLAAFLYLPALLAVLGAEMGQ; encoded by the coding sequence ATGTTGATGGAACTGCTGGCGGTGATGGCTCCGGTGCTGTGTGGCGCCGCCATCGGCTTCTTCTGGGTGCGCCTGGGCAATGAATACCCCATGGCCTTCGTCACCCGGCTGGTGCTCTACATCGGCACACCGGCACTGATTCTCAACGCGTTGGGCAGTGCCGAGATCGACAATTCCAGCTTCCTGCGCACGGGCCTGGCGACCCTCACGGTAATGGCGCTGCTGCTGGCCCTGAGCTGGCCGTTCTCTCGCCTGATCGGCAAGCCGTGGAAGGTCGCGGTAGCCCCGCTGCTGTTCTCCAACGTCGGCAACATGGGCCTGCCCGTGTCCCTGTATGCCTTCGGCCAGGCCGGCTTCGCCTACGCCATCACCATCATGGTCACCATGTCGCTTCTGCAGTTCACGCTCGGTGCCTGGCTTGCCAGCACCAGCGGCAACCCGCTGCGCAGCGTCGTGCGATCCCCGACCATCTGGGCCAGTATCCTCGCCACCACCCTGCTGCTCAGTGACATCCACATGCCGCGCTTCGTGGCCAACAGCCTGGAGCTGATCTCCGGCTTCACCGTGCCGCTGATGCTGATCACCCTTGGCGTCTCGCTGGCCAGTATCCGCGTCAGGAATCTGGCGGCAGGCGTGGGCTTCAGCGCCCTGCGCATCCCCTTCGCCGCCGCCTGCGCCTGGGGAATCGGCACGCTGCTGGAGCTGCCGCCGCTGGCGTTGCACGTGCTGGTGATGCAGATGGCCATGCCGGTGGCGGTCTACAACTACATGTTTGCCCAGAAGGCAGGCCGCGAGCCGGAATACGTGGCCACGCTGGTCTTCTGCTCGACCCTGGCGGCCTTCCTCTACCTGCCGGCGCTGCTCGCCGTGCTGGGGGCCGAGATGGGGCAGTGA
- the nhaC gene encoding Na+/H+ antiporter NhaC, with the protein MTRDVDAPQRPSLPMASLPILATLAVLALQLFVFGEFTPHVPLICGVAMTALVGWKLGHGWSAMEEGMMRIVRVGLPSIAILILVGMTVGVWIASGSVPMIIYYGLKLISPEYFLATAMLLCSVVSVTLGTSWGTVGTVGLALMGIGAGFGIPPWWTAGAVVSGAFFGDKVSPLSDTTNLAPAVTGVNLFAHIRNMMPTTIPSMLIALVIYLVAGNLLAAGQTLDLERITAITQGLDGAFEFNLWVLVPPLLVMTLAIARMPALPALFVGVLAGAVVAYGVQGEAIKALFGYMQSGYTLNTGVSEIDSLLNRGGLMSMAWVILLVMIALAFGGMLEVIGCLEALCAAVLVKVRGIFGLQVAASSTAALTNVIAGDPYLSIALPGRMYAPIFRGEGYSTLNLSRSLEEGGTLVSPLVPWNASGAVVISSLGLITSGGSLEGLLYIPLAFACWLSPLIGLLYTLAGRFIVRADDAERAEWVDKGHAVVSLAQLRDTTRQTAQAGRPLQAHG; encoded by the coding sequence ATGACTCGTGATGTTGATGCACCGCAACGCCCCTCTCTGCCCATGGCCAGCCTGCCGATTCTGGCAACCCTGGCCGTGCTGGCCCTGCAACTCTTCGTCTTTGGCGAATTCACTCCTCACGTGCCGCTGATCTGTGGTGTCGCCATGACGGCGCTGGTCGGTTGGAAGCTGGGGCACGGCTGGTCGGCGATGGAAGAGGGCATGATGCGCATCGTGCGTGTCGGCCTGCCCTCCATCGCCATCCTCATTCTTGTCGGCATGACGGTCGGGGTGTGGATCGCCTCGGGCAGCGTGCCGATGATCATCTATTACGGGCTCAAGCTGATCTCGCCGGAATACTTCCTCGCGACGGCGATGCTGCTGTGCTCGGTGGTCTCGGTCACGCTCGGCACCAGCTGGGGCACCGTGGGCACCGTGGGGCTGGCCTTGATGGGTATCGGCGCCGGTTTCGGCATTCCACCGTGGTGGACGGCCGGTGCCGTGGTCTCCGGGGCCTTCTTCGGCGACAAGGTCTCTCCCCTGTCGGACACCACCAACCTCGCTCCCGCCGTCACCGGGGTGAATCTTTTCGCCCACATCCGCAACATGATGCCCACCACCATCCCCTCGATGCTGATCGCCCTGGTGATCTACCTGGTCGCCGGCAACCTGCTCGCCGCCGGGCAGACACTGGATCTCGAGCGTATCACCGCGATTACCCAGGGCCTGGACGGGGCCTTCGAATTCAATCTGTGGGTGCTGGTGCCGCCGCTGCTGGTGATGACACTGGCCATCGCCCGCATGCCGGCGTTGCCGGCGCTGTTCGTCGGGGTGCTGGCCGGGGCGGTAGTGGCCTATGGTGTCCAGGGCGAGGCCATCAAGGCGCTGTTCGGTTACATGCAGAGCGGCTACACCCTGAATACCGGCGTCAGCGAGATCGACAGCCTGCTCAATCGCGGCGGCCTCATGTCGATGGCCTGGGTCATCCTGCTGGTGATGATCGCACTGGCCTTCGGCGGGATGCTGGAGGTGATCGGCTGTCTCGAAGCGCTGTGCGCCGCCGTGCTGGTCAAGGTGCGCGGCATCTTCGGTCTGCAGGTCGCGGCCAGTTCCACTGCCGCGCTGACCAACGTCATCGCGGGCGACCCCTACCTCTCGATCGCCTTGCCGGGGCGCATGTACGCACCGATCTTCCGTGGCGAAGGCTACTCGACCCTCAACCTGTCCCGCTCACTGGAAGAGGGTGGCACGCTGGTCTCGCCGCTGGTGCCCTGGAATGCCAGTGGCGCCGTGGTCATCAGTTCGCTGGGGCTGATCACCAGTGGTGGCAGTCTCGAGGGGCTGCTCTACATTCCGCTGGCCTTCGCCTGCTGGTTATCGCCGCTGATCGGGCTGCTTTACACCCTGGCGGGACGCTTCATCGTTCGTGCCGACGATGCCGAGCGCGCCGAATGGGTGGACAAGGGCCATGCCGTGGTCTCCCTGGCGCAACTGCGGGACACGACACGGCAGACCGCACAGGCGGGACGACCGCTGCAGGCGCACGGTTGA
- the purU gene encoding formyltetrahydrofolate deformylase — protein sequence MRDTWILTAQCPSRIGTVDVVTRYLREQGCYITELNSFDDRLSGRFFIRAEFRPQTEVGELSDSFDAAGFEQGLGTRAADFEMDVSLSAPEERMKVVIMVSRSDHCLNDLLYRHRIGQLPMDITAVISNHPDMAPLAEWHGLPYHHLPITAETKAEQEAQVWQIVQDTGAELVILARYMQVLSSDMCEKLSGRAINIHHSLLPGFKGARPYHQAYEKGVKLVGATAHYINDDLDEGPIITQGVETVDHAHYPEDLIAKGRDIECLTLSRGVRYHLERRVFLHDRRTVVFGN from the coding sequence ATGCGTGATACCTGGATTCTGACCGCCCAATGTCCCAGCCGTATCGGCACGGTGGACGTCGTGACACGCTACCTGCGTGAGCAGGGCTGCTATATCACCGAGCTCAATTCCTTCGATGACCGCCTGTCGGGGCGCTTCTTCATCCGGGCCGAATTCCGGCCCCAGACCGAGGTCGGCGAACTCAGCGACAGCTTTGACGCCGCCGGTTTCGAGCAGGGCCTGGGCACGCGTGCCGCCGACTTCGAGATGGATGTCAGCCTGAGTGCGCCGGAGGAGCGCATGAAGGTGGTCATCATGGTCTCGCGCTCGGACCACTGCCTGAACGACCTGCTCTATCGGCATCGCATCGGCCAGCTGCCGATGGACATCACCGCCGTCATCTCCAACCACCCGGACATGGCGCCGCTGGCCGAGTGGCATGGCCTGCCCTATCACCACCTGCCGATCACCGCCGAGACCAAGGCCGAGCAGGAAGCGCAGGTGTGGCAGATCGTGCAGGACACCGGTGCCGAGCTGGTGATTCTGGCGCGCTACATGCAGGTGCTGTCAAGCGACATGTGCGAGAAGCTCTCGGGGCGGGCGATCAACATCCACCACTCGCTGCTGCCGGGCTTCAAGGGCGCGCGCCCCTATCACCAGGCCTACGAGAAGGGCGTCAAGCTGGTCGGTGCCACCGCGCACTACATCAACGATGATCTCGATGAAGGGCCGATCATCACCCAGGGCGTCGAGACGGTGGATCACGCCCACTATCCGGAAGACCTGATCGCCAAGGGCCGGGATATCGAGTGCCTGACCCTGTCGCGTGGCGTGCGTTATCACCTCGAGCGCCGCGTCTTCCTGCATGACAGGCGCACGGTGGTGTTCGGCAACTGA
- a CDS encoding sarcosine oxidase subunit gamma, translating to MSDATTLDPQAGAAVEAQPQDMTSSQTSVIDQRPTPEVHAQSARSPLAHLFTARDDGDAGVVLQEKAFLGHLTLRGDPAQPGFAEGVEAALGLALPLTPATLHQNEGGRSIQWLSPDEWLILVPGEEAFAVEKALHERLSGRYQVVNVSGGQTVISLSGDQARQVLMKSTPTDVHPRAFPVGRGVPAVFAKATLVLRRVSESEFELVVRRSFADYLGRWLLDASEEFGVCIKA from the coding sequence ATGTCTGATGCCACCACACTCGACCCGCAAGCGGGTGCCGCCGTCGAGGCGCAGCCGCAGGACATGACAAGTTCTCAGACGTCAGTGATCGACCAGCGCCCGACGCCTGAAGTTCACGCTCAGAGCGCCCGTTCGCCGCTGGCGCATCTGTTCACGGCCCGCGATGACGGTGATGCCGGCGTCGTGCTGCAGGAGAAGGCGTTTCTCGGTCATCTGACGCTGCGCGGTGACCCCGCGCAGCCGGGCTTCGCCGAGGGTGTCGAGGCGGCGTTGGGTCTGGCGCTGCCGCTGACACCGGCAACTCTCCACCAGAATGAGGGCGGTCGCTCGATCCAGTGGCTGTCACCGGATGAGTGGCTGATCCTGGTGCCCGGCGAGGAAGCCTTCGCTGTCGAGAAGGCGCTGCATGAGCGGCTTTCGGGGCGCTATCAGGTGGTCAACGTCAGTGGTGGCCAGACCGTCATCTCGCTGAGTGGCGACCAGGCGCGTCAGGTGCTGATGAAGTCGACGCCTACCGATGTGCACCCGCGAGCCTTCCCGGTCGGGCGGGGCGTACCGGCGGTGTTCGCCAAGGCGACGCTGGTGCTGCGCCGCGTCAGCGAGAGCGAATTCGAGCTGGTGGTGCGCAGAAGCTTCGCCGATTACCTCGGCCGCTGGCTGCTGGATGCCAGCGAGGAATTCGGGGTCTGCATCAAGGCCTGA
- a CDS encoding sarcosine oxidase subunit alpha family protein has protein sequence MSQQDHQTAAAPRRLASGGRIDRATPLTFTFNGKRYQGLAGDTLASALMANGLDVLNASFKYARPRGLVAAGAEEPNAILQLGSTEAGQVPNVRATQQALYDGLEAHAVSGWVKAQKDLMSRFLPQVGKLGGKFMPPGFYYKTFMAPASLWMTYEKYIRKAAGLGRSPLEDDPDIYDHLHQHTDVLVIGSGPAGLMAALVAARSGARVILCDEQEELGGSLLSMSADCLDQTLDGKPAIEWRDAVLAELDACEDVQLLPRTTANGYHDHNFVTLHERRTEHQADLAPRNARGAQQARSRLHRVRAHRAIMATGAHERPLVYSHNDVPGNLLAGAVTTYLTRYGVAAGNKLVLSVNNDHAYRAALAWKAAGREVVAIADARPAPSGVMVEAARAAGIRIIAGAAVIEAKGERRVTGARIAAIDIDAFSVTGAVEELACDTIASSGGYSPVVHLAAHTGARPVWSDEIHGFLPALGAPMLKGFDACGAANGSFALEDALVAAYASGVAAVEACEFEIAQAEVPAVSELAESPMLPLYQVPHDKPTARAPKQFVDLQNDVTAAGIELATREGFESIEHVKRYTAMGFGTDQGKLGNINGMAVAARCLGQTIPDTGTTVFRPNYTPVTFGAIVGRHCGELFDPIRYTAMHEWHVAQGAKFEDVGQWKRPWYYPQGSEDMHAAVERECLAVREKVGVLDASTLGKIDITGRDAREFLNRIYTNAWAKLGVGKARYGLMCHDDGMVMDDGVTTCLAEDHFLMTTTTGGAASILEWLELWHQTEWPELDVQMTSVTDHWATLTVTGPEARALVGELTDIDLDRDSFKFMEVREGLIADIPGRIFRISFTGELSYELNVPANYGLHVWKRLFECGKQYGLTPYGTETMHVLRAEKGFIIVGQDTDGSITPEDLGMQWCVGYNKPYSWIGKRALSRPDTRRDDRKQMVGLIPTRKKAGDERIVLPEGSQIVFDPEHAIPMPMVGHVTSSYYSPTLGHGFALAVVKGGAKRIGETVFLPQADGTTLEAEITSPVFYDKKGERQHV, from the coding sequence ATGAGCCAGCAAGACCACCAGACCGCCGCTGCCCCGCGACGTCTCGCCTCGGGTGGACGCATCGATCGCGCCACGCCGCTGACCTTCACCTTCAATGGCAAGCGTTATCAGGGCCTGGCAGGCGATACCCTCGCCTCGGCGCTGATGGCCAACGGCCTCGATGTGCTCAACGCCAGCTTCAAGTATGCGCGTCCGCGGGGCCTGGTCGCCGCCGGTGCCGAAGAGCCCAACGCCATCCTGCAGCTGGGCAGCACCGAAGCGGGCCAGGTGCCCAACGTGCGTGCCACCCAGCAGGCGCTTTACGACGGCCTGGAAGCCCACGCCGTCAGCGGCTGGGTCAAGGCCCAGAAGGACCTGATGAGCCGTTTCCTGCCGCAGGTCGGCAAGCTGGGCGGCAAGTTCATGCCGCCGGGCTTCTACTACAAGACCTTCATGGCGCCGGCCTCGCTGTGGATGACGTATGAAAAGTACATCCGCAAGGCCGCCGGTCTCGGGCGTTCTCCGCTCGAGGACGACCCGGACATCTATGATCACCTGCATCAGCACACCGATGTGCTGGTGATCGGCTCCGGCCCGGCGGGCCTGATGGCGGCGCTGGTCGCGGCCCGCAGTGGCGCGCGTGTCATCCTGTGTGACGAGCAGGAAGAGCTGGGTGGCTCACTGCTCTCCATGTCGGCGGACTGTCTCGATCAGACCCTGGACGGCAAGCCGGCCATCGAATGGCGTGACGCGGTGCTTGCGGAACTCGACGCCTGTGAGGATGTGCAGCTGCTGCCGCGCACCACCGCCAACGGCTATCACGATCACAACTTCGTGACCCTGCACGAGCGCCGCACCGAGCATCAGGCCGATCTCGCGCCGCGCAATGCCCGTGGCGCCCAGCAGGCACGCTCCCGTCTGCATCGCGTGCGCGCCCACCGCGCTATCATGGCCACCGGTGCCCACGAGCGGCCGCTGGTCTACAGCCACAACGATGTGCCGGGCAACCTGCTGGCCGGTGCCGTCACCACCTATCTGACCCGTTACGGCGTCGCCGCCGGCAACAAGCTGGTGCTGTCGGTCAACAACGACCACGCCTATCGCGCGGCGCTGGCATGGAAGGCGGCCGGTCGTGAGGTGGTCGCGATCGCCGATGCGCGTCCGGCGCCCTCCGGCGTGATGGTCGAGGCGGCGCGTGCCGCGGGCATCCGCATCATCGCCGGCGCCGCCGTGATCGAGGCCAAGGGCGAGCGCCGCGTGACAGGCGCGCGCATCGCGGCCATCGATATCGATGCCTTCAGCGTGACGGGGGCGGTGGAAGAGCTCGCCTGCGACACCATCGCCAGTTCCGGCGGCTACAGCCCGGTGGTTCACCTGGCGGCGCACACCGGCGCGCGTCCGGTATGGAGTGATGAGATCCACGGCTTCCTGCCGGCGCTGGGCGCACCGATGCTCAAGGGCTTCGATGCCTGCGGCGCCGCCAATGGCAGCTTCGCGCTGGAAGATGCGCTGGTCGCGGCCTATGCCAGCGGTGTCGCCGCGGTGGAAGCCTGCGAGTTCGAGATCGCCCAGGCCGAGGTGCCAGCGGTGTCCGAGCTTGCGGAATCCCCGATGCTGCCGCTCTATCAGGTGCCGCATGACAAGCCCACCGCACGCGCACCCAAGCAGTTTGTCGATCTGCAGAACGACGTCACTGCCGCCGGGATCGAGCTAGCCACCCGCGAAGGCTTCGAGTCCATCGAGCACGTCAAGCGCTACACCGCGATGGGCTTCGGCACCGACCAGGGCAAGCTGGGCAACATCAACGGCATGGCGGTCGCCGCGCGCTGTCTGGGGCAGACCATCCCCGACACCGGCACCACCGTATTCCGCCCCAACTACACACCGGTGACCTTCGGCGCCATCGTCGGCCGTCACTGCGGCGAGCTGTTCGACCCGATCCGCTACACCGCGATGCACGAATGGCACGTGGCGCAAGGCGCCAAGTTCGAGGATGTCGGCCAGTGGAAGCGCCCCTGGTACTACCCGCAGGGCAGTGAGGACATGCATGCCGCCGTCGAGCGCGAGTGTCTGGCGGTGCGCGAGAAGGTCGGCGTGCTGGATGCCTCGACCCTGGGCAAGATCGACATCACCGGTCGCGATGCGCGCGAATTCCTCAACCGCATCTACACCAACGCCTGGGCCAAGCTGGGCGTCGGCAAGGCGCGCTACGGCCTGATGTGTCACGACGACGGCATGGTGATGGACGACGGTGTCACCACCTGTCTGGCCGAAGACCACTTCCTGATGACCACCACCACCGGTGGCGCGGCCTCGATCCTTGAGTGGCTGGAACTGTGGCACCAGACCGAATGGCCGGAGCTGGACGTGCAGATGACCAGCGTCACCGATCACTGGGCGACCCTGACCGTCACCGGCCCCGAGGCGCGTGCGCTGGTCGGCGAGCTGACCGATATCGACCTCGACCGCGACAGCTTCAAGTTCATGGAAGTCCGTGAAGGGCTGATCGCCGACATTCCCGGGCGCATCTTCCGCATCTCCTTCACCGGCGAGCTGTCCTACGAGCTCAACGTGCCGGCCAACTACGGGCTGCATGTCTGGAAGCGTCTGTTCGAGTGCGGCAAGCAGTACGGCCTCACGCCCTACGGCACCGAGACCATGCACGTGCTGCGCGCCGAGAAGGGCTTCATCATCGTCGGTCAGGACACCGATGGCTCGATCACCCCGGAAGACCTCGGCATGCAGTGGTGTGTCGGCTACAACAAGCCGTATTCCTGGATCGGCAAGCGTGCGCTGTCGCGTCCGGATACCCGTCGCGACGACCGCAAGCAGATGGTCGGCCTGATTCCGACGCGCAAGAAGGCCGGCGATGAGCGCATCGTGCTGCCGGAAGGCTCGCAGATCGTCTTCGACCCGGAGCACGCCATCCCGATGCCGATGGTCGGCCACGTGACCTCCAGCTACTACAGCCCGACGCTGGGACATGGCTTCGCGCTGGCGGTGGTCAAGGGCGGTGCCAAGCGTATCGGCGAGACGGTGTTCCTGCCGCAGGCCGATGGCACGACGCTGGAAGCCGAAATCACCTCACCGGTGTTCTACGACAAGAAAGGGGAGCGCCAGCATGTCTGA
- a CDS encoding sarcosine oxidase subunit beta family protein, with translation MQRYSGFGLVKHALSHHENWQKVWRSPEPKKEYDVIIVGGGGHGLATAYYLAKEHGITNVAVIEKGWLGGGNTARNTTLVRSNYLWDEAAALYEHSMKLWEGLSQDLNYNVMFSQRGVLNLGHTLQDMRDIQRRVNANRLQGIDGEVLDTRQVQELVPAMDCSSRARYPILGASWQPRGGVARHDAVAWGFARGADSLGVDLIQQTEVTGFRKQDGAIVGVETSRGFIGAKRVGVVTAGNSGVMAEKAGFRLPLESHPLQALVSEPLKPILDTVVMSNHVHGYVSQSDKGDLVIGAGIDGYVGYGQRGSYPTIEHTLQAIVEMFPIFSRVRMNRQWGGIVDTCPDACPIISKTPVKGLYFNCGWGTGGFKATPGSGNVFAWTLAKGRTHPLAEPFSYDRFNTGKLIDEHGAAGVAH, from the coding sequence ATGCAGCGTTACTCGGGATTCGGGCTGGTCAAGCATGCGCTCAGCCACCATGAGAACTGGCAGAAGGTCTGGCGTAGCCCAGAACCCAAGAAGGAATACGACGTCATCATCGTCGGTGGCGGCGGGCATGGACTGGCCACGGCCTACTACCTGGCCAAGGAACACGGCATCACCAATGTCGCGGTGATCGAGAAGGGCTGGCTGGGCGGCGGCAACACCGCGCGCAACACCACCCTGGTGCGCTCCAACTATCTGTGGGACGAGGCGGCGGCGCTCTACGAGCACTCCATGAAGCTGTGGGAAGGCCTGTCCCAGGACCTGAACTACAACGTGATGTTCTCCCAGCGTGGCGTGCTCAACCTGGGTCACACCCTGCAGGACATGCGTGACATCCAGCGCCGCGTGAACGCCAACCGTCTGCAGGGCATCGACGGCGAGGTGCTGGACACCCGGCAGGTGCAGGAACTGGTACCGGCGATGGACTGCTCCAGCCGGGCACGCTATCCGATTCTCGGCGCCTCCTGGCAGCCGCGCGGTGGCGTGGCGCGTCACGACGCCGTGGCCTGGGGCTTCGCGCGCGGTGCCGACAGCCTTGGCGTCGACCTGATCCAGCAGACCGAGGTCACCGGGTTCCGCAAGCAGGATGGTGCCATCGTCGGGGTGGAAACCTCGCGCGGCTTCATCGGTGCCAAGCGTGTCGGCGTGGTCACCGCCGGCAACTCCGGGGTGATGGCCGAGAAGGCCGGCTTCCGTCTGCCGCTGGAATCCCACCCGCTGCAGGCGCTGGTGTCCGAACCGCTCAAGCCGATTCTCGACACCGTGGTGATGTCCAACCACGTCCACGGCTATGTCAGCCAGTCCGACAAGGGTGACCTGGTCATCGGGGCCGGCATCGACGGCTACGTGGGCTACGGCCAGCGTGGCAGCTACCCGACCATCGAGCACACCCTGCAGGCCATCGTCGAGATGTTCCCGATCTTCTCGCGGGTGCGCATGAACCGTCAGTGGGGCGGCATCGTCGACACCTGTCCGGACGCCTGCCCGATCATTTCCAAGACGCCCGTGAAGGGGCTCTATTTCAACTGCGGTTGGGGCACCGGTGGCTTCAAGGCCACGCCGGGTTCCGGCAACGTCTTTGCCTGGACACTGGCCAAGGGGCGCACCCATCCGCTGGCAGAACCCTTCTCCTATGACCGTTTCAACACGGGCAAGCTGATCGACGAACATGGCGCCGCCGGCGTCGCGCACTGA
- a CDS encoding sarcosine oxidase subunit delta translates to MMHIFCPYCGELREEEEFHVKGQAHIERPKDPEACSDAEWGDYLFFRNNPRGVHHELWIHAVGCRKYFNITRHTVTYEILETYRMGEQPTITGETKADPTTQAKGVSA, encoded by the coding sequence ATGATGCATATCTTCTGTCCCTACTGCGGCGAGCTGCGCGAGGAAGAGGAATTCCACGTCAAGGGCCAGGCGCATATCGAGCGCCCGAAGGACCCCGAAGCCTGCTCCGATGCCGAGTGGGGGGATTATCTGTTCTTCCGCAACAACCCGCGTGGCGTTCATCACGAGCTGTGGATCCACGCCGTGGGCTGTCGCAAGTATTTCAACATCACCCGCCACACCGTGACCTACGAGATTCTCGAGACCTATCGCATGGGCGAGCAGCCCACCATCACCGGTGAGACGAAAGCCGATCCGACCACGCAAGCCAAGGGGGTGAGCGCATGA